One window of the Klebsiella sp. WP3-W18-ESBL-02 genome contains the following:
- the glnS gene encoding glutamine--tRNA ligase: protein MSEAEARPTNFIRQIIDEDLATGKHTTVHTRFPPEPNGYLHIGHAKSICLNFGIAQDYQGQCNLRFDDTNPVKEDIEYVDSIKNDVEWLGFHWSGNVRYSSDYFDQLHAYAVELINKGLAYVDELTPEQIREYRGTLTAPGKNSPFRDRSVEENLALFEKMRTGGFAEGTACLRAKIDMASPFIVMRDPVLYRIKFADHHQTGTKWCIYPMYDFTHCISDALEGITHSLCTLEFQDNRRLYDWVLDNISIPVHPRQYEFSRLNLEYTVMSKRKLNQLVMEKHVEGWDDPRMPTISGLRRRGYTAASIREFCKRIGVTKQDNTIEMASLESCIREDLNENAPRAMAVIDPVKLVIENYPQGESEMVAMPNHPNKPEMGSRDVPFSAEIWIDRADFREEANKQYKRLVMGKEVRLRNAYVVKAERVEKDAEGNITTIFCTYDADTLSKDPADGRKVKGVIHWVSAAHALPVEIRLYDRLFSVPNPGAAEDFLAVMNPESLVIKQGYAEPSLQAAEAGKAYQFEREGYFCLDSRYTTADKLVFNRTVGLRDTWAG from the coding sequence ATGAGTGAGGCTGAAGCCCGCCCGACTAACTTTATTCGTCAGATCATTGATGAAGATCTGGCTACCGGTAAGCACACCACGGTGCATACCCGTTTTCCGCCAGAGCCGAATGGTTATCTGCACATCGGCCATGCGAAATCCATCTGCCTGAACTTCGGCATTGCGCAAGACTACCAGGGCCAGTGCAACCTGCGTTTCGATGACACCAACCCGGTCAAAGAAGACATCGAATACGTTGACTCCATCAAAAATGACGTCGAGTGGTTAGGTTTTCACTGGTCTGGCAACGTTCGCTATTCCTCAGATTACTTCGATCAGCTGCACGCATACGCGGTAGAGCTCATCAATAAAGGCCTGGCCTACGTTGACGAGCTGACCCCAGAACAGATCCGCGAGTACCGCGGCACGCTAACCGCACCGGGTAAAAACAGCCCGTTCCGCGATCGCAGCGTGGAAGAGAACCTGGCGCTGTTCGAAAAAATGCGTACCGGCGGCTTTGCGGAAGGTACCGCCTGTCTGCGCGCGAAAATCGATATGGCGTCGCCGTTTATCGTCATGCGCGATCCGGTGCTGTACCGCATTAAGTTTGCCGATCACCACCAGACCGGCACCAAGTGGTGCATCTACCCGATGTACGACTTTACCCACTGCATCAGCGATGCCCTGGAAGGCATTACCCACTCGCTGTGTACGCTGGAATTCCAGGACAACCGTCGTCTGTACGACTGGGTGCTGGACAACATTTCCATTCCGGTTCACCCGCGTCAGTATGAATTCTCGCGCCTGAATCTGGAATACACCGTGATGTCCAAGCGCAAGCTGAACCAGCTGGTCATGGAAAAACACGTAGAAGGTTGGGATGACCCGCGTATGCCGACCATCTCCGGTCTGCGTCGTCGTGGCTACACCGCCGCGTCCATCCGTGAGTTCTGTAAACGCATCGGCGTGACCAAGCAGGACAACACCATTGAGATGGCATCGCTGGAATCCTGCATTCGCGAAGATCTGAACGAAAATGCGCCGCGCGCGATGGCGGTTATCGATCCGGTTAAGCTGGTTATCGAAAACTACCCGCAGGGCGAAAGCGAAATGGTCGCCATGCCTAACCATCCGAATAAGCCGGAGATGGGCAGCCGCGACGTGCCGTTCAGTGCGGAAATCTGGATCGATCGCGCCGACTTCCGTGAAGAAGCGAACAAACAGTACAAGCGTCTGGTGATGGGCAAAGAAGTTCGCCTGCGTAACGCCTACGTCGTGAAAGCAGAACGCGTGGAGAAAGATGCTGAAGGCAATATCACCACCATCTTCTGCACCTACGATGCCGATACCCTGAGCAAAGATCCGGCCGATGGTCGCAAGGTGAAGGGCGTTATTCACTGGGTGAGCGCCGCGCATGCGCTACCGGTAGAAATTCGTCTGTATGACCGTCTGTTCAGCGTGCCGAATCCGGGCGCTGCGGAAGACTTCCTCGCGGTGATGAACCCTGAGTCGCTGGTCATCAAGCAGGGCTATGCCGAACCGTCTCTGCAGGCCGCAGAGGCCGGTAAAGCGTATCAGTTTGAGCGTGAGGGGTACTTCTGTCTCGACAGCCGCTACACCACCGCGGATAAGCTGGTCTTTAACCGTACCGTCGGTTTACGTGATACCTGGGCGGGCTAA
- the ybfF gene encoding esterase, which produces MKLNFRAQTAQNLHNNSPIVLVHGLFGSLDNLGILARDLVSDHDIIQVDMRNHGLSPRADEMNYPAMAQDLLDTLDANQIEKATLIGHSMGGKAVMAMTALAPERIDRLVAIDIAPVDYHVRRHDEIFAAINAVTSAGVATRQQAATVMREYLHQEGVIQFLLKSFVDGGWRFNVPVLWEQYPHIVGWEAIPAWDHPALFIPGGNSPYVTEAYRADLLAQFPQARAHVIAGAGHWVHAEKPDAVLRAIRRYLAE; this is translated from the coding sequence ATGAAATTGAATTTCCGAGCGCAAACTGCACAAAACCTGCACAATAATTCCCCCATCGTTCTGGTTCACGGCCTGTTCGGCAGCCTGGATAACCTGGGCATCCTGGCGCGTGACCTGGTTTCTGACCACGACATCATTCAGGTCGATATGCGTAACCACGGATTGTCTCCTCGCGCCGACGAGATGAACTATCCGGCCATGGCGCAGGATCTGCTGGATACCCTGGACGCCAACCAGATTGAAAAAGCCACGCTGATTGGCCATTCCATGGGTGGTAAAGCCGTCATGGCGATGACCGCGCTGGCTCCGGAGCGGATTGACCGCCTGGTCGCGATCGATATTGCGCCGGTGGACTACCACGTGCGCCGTCACGATGAGATTTTTGCCGCCATTAACGCCGTCACCAGCGCCGGAGTTGCCACTCGCCAACAAGCGGCAACGGTCATGCGCGAGTATTTGCATCAAGAGGGCGTCATTCAATTCCTGCTGAAGTCGTTCGTTGACGGCGGTTGGCGCTTTAACGTACCGGTGCTGTGGGAACAATACCCGCATATCGTGGGCTGGGAGGCCATTCCGGCCTGGGATCATCCGGCACTGTTTATTCCCGGCGGCAACTCGCCGTACGTTACGGAAGCCTACCGCGCCGATCTGCTCGCCCAGTTCCCGCAGGCCAGAGCGCACGTCATTGCCGGTGCAGGACACTGGGTGCACGCGGAAAAACCGGATGCGGTACTGCGTGCCATCCGCCGCTACCTCGCAGAGTGA
- the chiP gene encoding chitoporin ChiP: protein MRTFSGKRSTLALAIAGVTALSGFAMTPEAKAEGFIDDSTLTGGVYYWQRERDRKDVTDHDKYKTNLSHSTWNANLDFQSGYAADMFGIDIAAFTAIEMAESSESGHPNEIAFSSKNKGYSEDYSGDKSGISLYKAAAKFKLGPTWARAGYIQPTGQTLLAPHWSFMPGTYQGAEAGANFDYGDNGALSFSYMWTNEYKAPWHLEMDDFYQADKKTKVDYLHSVGAKYDFKNNLVLEAAFGQAEGYVDQYFAKASYKFDIPGGPLTTSYQFYGTRDKVNDGSVNDIYDGTAWLQALTFGYKLNEVFDFRLEGTWVKADGQQGYFLQRMTPTYASSNGRLDIWWDNRSDFNANGEKAVFFGTMYDLKNWNLPGWAVGASYVYAWDAKPATWQSNPDAYYNKNNTIRESAYSLDAMYTVQEGRAKGTLFKLHFTQYDNHSDIPSWGGGYGNIFQDERDVKFMVIAPFTIF, encoded by the coding sequence ATGCGTACGTTTAGTGGCAAACGTAGTACGCTGGCGCTGGCTATCGCCGGTGTGACAGCACTCTCAGGTTTTGCAATGACCCCGGAAGCCAAAGCGGAAGGGTTTATTGATGATTCAACATTGACCGGTGGCGTCTATTACTGGCAGCGTGAACGTGACCGTAAAGATGTGACCGACCACGACAAATATAAAACCAACCTTTCCCACTCCACCTGGAACGCTAACCTTGATTTCCAGTCTGGCTATGCGGCTGACATGTTCGGTATTGATATTGCGGCGTTTACCGCAATTGAAATGGCGGAAAGCAGCGAAAGTGGCCACCCGAACGAAATTGCCTTCTCGTCGAAAAACAAAGGTTACAGCGAAGATTACAGCGGCGATAAGAGCGGTATCAGCCTGTATAAAGCGGCAGCTAAATTTAAACTGGGCCCAACCTGGGCACGTGCCGGTTACATTCAGCCAACCGGTCAAACCCTGCTGGCGCCGCACTGGAGCTTTATGCCGGGTACCTATCAGGGTGCTGAAGCCGGGGCGAATTTCGACTACGGCGACAACGGTGCGCTGAGCTTCTCGTACATGTGGACCAACGAGTATAAAGCGCCGTGGCACCTGGAGATGGACGACTTCTATCAGGCCGATAAGAAGACCAAGGTTGATTATCTGCACTCCGTTGGCGCGAAATATGATTTCAAAAACAACCTGGTGCTGGAAGCGGCATTCGGTCAGGCGGAAGGGTATGTTGATCAGTACTTCGCCAAAGCCAGCTACAAGTTTGATATTCCTGGCGGCCCGCTGACCACCAGCTACCAGTTCTACGGTACGCGCGACAAGGTTAACGACGGCAGCGTAAACGATATCTATGATGGCACCGCCTGGCTGCAGGCGCTGACATTCGGCTACAAGCTGAACGAAGTCTTTGACTTCCGCCTGGAAGGGACCTGGGTTAAGGCCGACGGTCAGCAGGGTTACTTCCTGCAACGTATGACCCCGACCTACGCATCGTCCAACGGTCGTCTGGATATCTGGTGGGATAACCGTTCTGACTTCAACGCCAACGGCGAAAAGGCGGTCTTCTTCGGTACCATGTATGACCTGAAGAACTGGAACCTGCCGGGCTGGGCAGTAGGGGCTTCCTATGTTTATGCATGGGATGCGAAGCCAGCGACCTGGCAGAGCAACCCGGATGCTTACTACAACAAAAACAACACTATCAGAGAGTCTGCATACAGTCTGGATGCGATGTACACCGTACAGGAAGGCCGCGCGAAGGGTACGCTCTTCAAACTGCACTTCACTCAGTATGACAACCACTCCGATATCCCGAGCTGGGGCGGTGGTTACGGCAACATCTTCCAGGATGAGCGCGACGTGAAATTCATGGTTATCGCTCCGTTCACTATTTTCTGA
- the seqA gene encoding replication initiation negative regulator SeqA codes for MKTIEVDDELYRYIAAHTLRIGESASDILRRMLKFSAASQPAAAAVAPVVKAEPVAAPAPAATPVAEVKAVKTAKDKVRAMRELLLSDEYAEQKKAVNRFMLVLTTLYSLDNQAFAEATESLHGRTRVYFAENEQTLLKNGNQTKPKQVPDTPYWVITNTNTGRKCSMVEHIMQSMQFPAELIEKVCGTI; via the coding sequence ATGAAAACGATCGAAGTTGATGACGAGCTCTATCGCTATATTGCAGCCCACACTCTGCGCATTGGCGAGAGCGCGTCCGACATTTTACGGCGTATGCTGAAATTCTCCGCCGCTTCCCAGCCGGCAGCCGCTGCTGTCGCGCCGGTCGTCAAAGCCGAACCCGTTGCCGCTCCGGCTCCGGCGGCTACCCCCGTTGCTGAGGTAAAAGCGGTCAAAACCGCCAAAGATAAAGTTCGCGCCATGCGCGAGCTGCTGCTTTCTGACGAATACGCTGAGCAGAAAAAGGCGGTAAATCGCTTTATGCTGGTGCTGACCACGCTCTATTCGCTGGACAACCAGGCGTTCGCCGAAGCCACCGAATCCCTTCACGGCCGTACCCGCGTCTACTTTGCCGAAAATGAGCAAACGCTGCTGAAAAACGGCAACCAGACCAAACCGAAACAGGTTCCGGATACGCCATACTGGGTTATCACTAATACCAATACGGGCCGTAAATGCAGCATGGTCGAACACATCATGCAGTCAATGCAATTCCCGGCGGAATTGATTGAAAAGGTTTGCGGTACCATCTAA
- the fur gene encoding ferric iron uptake transcriptional regulator, with the protein MTDNNTALKKAGLKVTLPRLKILEVLQGPDNHHVSAEDLYKRLIDMGEEIGLATVYRVLNQFDDAGIVTRHNFEGGKSVFELTQQHHHDHLICLDCGKVIEFSDDSIEARQREIAAKHGIRLTNHSLYLYGHCAEGDCREDEHAHDAVEK; encoded by the coding sequence ATGACTGACAATAATACCGCATTAAAGAAGGCTGGCCTGAAAGTCACACTTCCACGGTTAAAGATCCTGGAAGTGCTTCAGGGGCCGGACAACCACCATGTCAGTGCGGAAGACTTATACAAACGCCTGATCGACATGGGTGAAGAAATTGGTCTGGCGACGGTTTACCGCGTCCTGAACCAGTTTGACGATGCTGGCATCGTTACCCGTCATAACTTTGAAGGCGGCAAATCCGTTTTCGAACTGACCCAGCAGCATCACCACGATCACCTGATCTGCCTTGATTGCGGGAAAGTGATCGAGTTTAGCGATGATTCCATTGAAGCTCGCCAGCGTGAAATCGCCGCGAAGCACGGTATTCGCCTGACTAACCATAGTCTTTATCTGTACGGCCACTGCGCTGAAGGCGACTGCCGTGAAGATGAACACGCTCACGACGCCGTAGAAAAATAA
- the fldA gene encoding flavodoxin FldA encodes MAIVGIFFGSDTGNTENIAKMIQKQLGKDVADVHDIAKSSKEDLAGYDILLLGIPTWYYGEAQCDWDDFFPSLEEVDFNGKLVALFGCGDQEDYAEYFCDALGTIRDIIEPNGATIVGHWPTAGYHFEASKGLADDDHFVGLAIDEDRQPELTAERVEKWVKQVAEELHLDEIKNA; translated from the coding sequence ATGGCAATCGTTGGCATCTTCTTCGGTAGCGACACCGGGAACACCGAAAATATCGCAAAAATGATTCAAAAACAGCTTGGTAAAGATGTCGCAGACGTTCACGACATTGCCAAGAGCAGCAAAGAAGACCTGGCGGGCTACGATATCCTGCTGCTGGGTATCCCGACCTGGTACTACGGTGAAGCACAGTGCGACTGGGATGATTTCTTCCCATCACTGGAAGAAGTGGACTTCAACGGTAAGCTGGTTGCGCTGTTCGGCTGCGGCGATCAGGAAGATTATGCGGAATACTTCTGCGATGCGCTGGGCACCATCCGTGACATCATTGAACCAAACGGCGCCACCATCGTCGGCCACTGGCCGACCGCGGGCTACCATTTTGAAGCCTCTAAAGGTCTGGCCGATGACGACCACTTTGTCGGTCTGGCCATTGACGAAGATCGTCAGCCGGAGCTGACCGCAGAGCGCGTTGAAAAATGGGTTAAACAGGTCGCGGAAGAACTGCACCTGGACGAAATTAAAAACGCCTGA
- the pgm gene encoding phosphoglucomutase (alpha-D-glucose-1,6-bisphosphate-dependent), with translation MANHTRAGQPAQQSDLINVAQLTAQYYVLQPDVSNAEHAVKFGTSGHRGSAGRHSFNEKHILAIAQAIAEERAKNGISGPCFVGKDTHALSEPAFISVLEVLAANGVDVIVQEDNGFTPTPAVSNAILVHNKKGGPLADGIVITPSHNPPEDGGIKYNPPNGGPADTNVTKVVEDRANALLAADLAGVKRISYDAALASGHVKEVDLVQPFVEGLADIVDMAAIQKAGLTLGVDPLGGSGIEYWKRIAKHYNLNLTIVNDHVDQTFRFMHLDKDGAIRMDCSSECAMAGLLALRDKFDLAFANDPDYDRHGIVTPAGLMNPNHYLAVAINYLFQHRPQWGKEVAVGKTLVSSAMIDRVVNDLGRKLVEVPVGFKWFVDGLFDGSFGFGGEESAGASFLRFDGTPWSTDKDGIIMCLLAAEITAVTGKNPQEHYNELAARFGAPSYNRLQASATSAQKAALSKLSPEMVSASTLAGDPITARLTAAPGNGASIGGLKVMTDNGWFAARPSGTEDAYKIYCESFLGAEHRQQIEKEAVEIVSEVLKNA, from the coding sequence ATGGCAAACCATACCCGTGCGGGTCAACCCGCACAGCAGAGTGATTTGATCAACGTCGCTCAACTGACTGCGCAGTACTACGTGCTGCAGCCGGACGTGAGCAATGCGGAACATGCGGTGAAATTCGGGACCTCCGGTCACCGCGGTAGTGCAGGTCGTCACAGCTTCAATGAAAAGCATATTTTGGCCATTGCCCAGGCGATTGCTGAAGAGCGCGCGAAAAACGGAATTTCGGGCCCATGCTTCGTCGGGAAGGATACGCACGCGCTCTCTGAGCCGGCGTTTATCTCCGTTCTTGAAGTGTTAGCCGCCAATGGGGTGGATGTTATTGTGCAGGAAGACAATGGTTTCACGCCGACACCGGCGGTTTCCAACGCTATCCTGGTACACAATAAAAAAGGCGGCCCGCTGGCTGACGGCATTGTGATTACGCCGTCCCACAACCCGCCGGAAGACGGTGGCATCAAGTACAACCCGCCAAACGGTGGTCCGGCTGATACCAACGTCACTAAAGTGGTTGAAGACCGCGCCAATGCGCTGCTCGCCGCCGATCTGGCTGGCGTTAAGCGTATTTCTTATGATGCCGCGCTGGCCTCGGGTCACGTGAAAGAAGTGGATCTGGTGCAGCCGTTTGTTGAAGGGCTGGCGGATATCGTCGATATGGCGGCTATCCAGAAAGCCGGTCTGACGCTGGGCGTCGATCCTCTCGGCGGCTCCGGTATTGAATACTGGAAACGTATCGCGAAGCACTACAACCTGAACCTGACTATCGTCAACGATCACGTTGACCAGACGTTCCGCTTTATGCACCTCGACAAAGACGGCGCTATCCGTATGGACTGTTCCTCCGAGTGTGCGATGGCTGGCCTGCTGGCGCTGCGCGATAAGTTTGATCTGGCGTTCGCCAATGACCCGGACTACGACCGTCACGGTATCGTGACTCCGGCAGGGCTGATGAACCCGAACCACTACCTGGCGGTGGCCATCAACTACCTGTTCCAGCACCGTCCTCAGTGGGGCAAAGAGGTCGCGGTCGGTAAAACGCTGGTCTCTTCCGCTATGATTGACCGCGTGGTGAACGACCTGGGGCGTAAGCTGGTAGAAGTACCAGTGGGCTTCAAATGGTTTGTTGACGGTCTGTTTGACGGTAGCTTCGGCTTTGGCGGTGAAGAGAGCGCGGGCGCGTCTTTCCTGCGTTTCGACGGCACGCCGTGGTCAACCGATAAAGACGGCATCATCATGTGCCTGCTGGCGGCAGAAATTACCGCCGTTACCGGTAAGAATCCGCAGGAGCACTACAACGAGCTGGCCGCACGCTTCGGTGCGCCGAGCTACAACCGTTTGCAGGCTAGCGCAACGTCCGCACAGAAAGCGGCGCTGTCTAAGCTCTCTCCGGAAATGGTAAGCGCCAGCACGCTGGCGGGCGATCCGATCACCGCTCGTCTGACGGCTGCGCCGGGTAACGGTGCGTCAATCGGCGGTCTGAAAGTCATGACTGACAACGGCTGGTTCGCTGCGCGTCCGTCCGGTACGGAAGATGCCTACAAAATTTACTGCGAAAGCTTCCTTGGCGCTGAGCATCGTCAGCAGATCGAGAAAGAAGCGGTTGAAATTGTTAGCGAAGTACTGAAAAACGCCTGA
- a CDS encoding pyridoxamine 5'-phosphate oxidase family protein translates to MSNPERIISTAEKIIPLIQRQQICRIALNDERSPYIVPVNFGYTYEDERWTFFFHGARTGKKMRLLRKDPHISLEIDGDHGLIPAPEACDFSFAYSSIIASGRATILHDREEMIRGLDAIMRQSAPGQSFDYREDMMKAVCVVRLDCQTLTCHQHTA, encoded by the coding sequence ATGAGCAATCCCGAACGCATCATCAGCACCGCAGAAAAAATCATTCCCCTGATTCAACGCCAGCAAATTTGCCGCATCGCGCTTAACGACGAGCGCAGCCCGTATATTGTGCCGGTCAACTTTGGTTATACCTATGAGGACGAACGCTGGACGTTCTTTTTCCACGGTGCCCGCACCGGAAAAAAGATGCGTTTACTGCGTAAAGACCCGCACATCAGCCTTGAAATCGATGGCGATCACGGGTTAATTCCGGCACCAGAGGCCTGTGATTTTAGCTTCGCGTATTCCAGTATCATCGCCAGCGGCCGGGCGACTATCTTACATGACCGTGAAGAGATGATACGCGGGCTGGACGCGATCATGCGTCAGTCGGCGCCGGGGCAATCCTTTGACTATCGGGAGGACATGATGAAGGCTGTTTGCGTCGTGCGTCTCGATTGCCAGACCTTAACCTGCCATCAGCACACCGCGTGA
- the ybfE gene encoding LexA regulated protein, which produces MAKEQTDRTTLDLFANERRPGRPKTNPLSRDEQLRINKRNQLKRDKVRGLKRVELKLNSDAVDALNELATARDMSRSELIEEILMSQLALLHGQGNV; this is translated from the coding sequence ATGGCAAAAGAACAAACGGACCGTACGACATTAGATTTGTTCGCAAATGAGCGTCGGCCGGGAAGACCCAAAACCAATCCGCTTTCGCGTGACGAACAGCTCCGCATTAATAAGCGCAATCAGCTCAAACGCGATAAAGTTCGCGGGCTTAAGCGCGTCGAGCTCAAACTGAACAGCGACGCCGTTGATGCGCTTAACGAGCTGGCAACTGCCCGTGACATGAGCCGTAGCGAACTCATCGAAGAAATTCTGATGAGCCAGTTAGCCCTGTTGCACGGACAGGGGAACGTCTGA
- the chiQ gene encoding ChiQ/YbfN family lipoprotein produces the protein MKKLIMVALMAAGLTACVQPPAPKEDSKLKDAYSACINTAQGNPDKIEACQSVLNVLKQEKQHQQFANQESVRVLDYQQCIQATRTGNDQAVKAKCDKMWQEIRSNNTPAQK, from the coding sequence ATGAAAAAACTGATTATGGTTGCTCTGATGGCCGCAGGGCTGACCGCCTGTGTTCAGCCGCCAGCGCCAAAAGAAGACAGCAAGCTGAAGGATGCCTACAGCGCCTGTATCAACACCGCGCAGGGTAATCCGGATAAAATCGAAGCCTGCCAAAGCGTGCTGAACGTGCTGAAACAAGAGAAGCAGCACCAGCAGTTTGCTAACCAGGAAAGCGTGCGCGTGCTGGATTATCAGCAGTGCATTCAGGCAACCCGTACCGGTAACGACCAGGCGGTAAAAGCCAAATGCGATAAAATGTGGCAGGAAATTCGCAGCAACAATACTCCTGCGCAAAAATAA
- the nagE gene encoding PTS N-acetyl glucosamine transporter subunit IIABC, producing the protein MNILGFFQRLGRALQLPIAVLPVAALLLRFGQPDLLNVAFIAQAGGSIFDNLALIFAIGVASSWSKDNAGSAALAGAVGYFVLTKAMVTINPAINMGVLAGIITGLVAGATYNRWAGIKLPDFLSFFGGKRFVPIATGFFCLVLAAIFGYVWPPVQNAIHAGGEWIVGAGALGSGIFGFINRLLIPTGLHQVLNTIAWFQIGEFTNAAGAVFHGDINRFYAGDGTAGMFMSGFFPIMMFGLPGAALAMYFAAPKARRPMVGGMLLSVAVTAFLTGVTEPLEFLFMFLAPVLYLLHAILTGVSLFIATLLGIHAGFSFSAGAIDYVLMYSLPAASKNVWMLVVMGLVFFVIYFVLFSVVIRMFNLKTPGREDKDDSVVTEEANSNTEEGLNQLATNYIAAVGGTDNLKAIDACITRLRLTVADSAKVNDAVCKRLGASGVVKLNKQTIQVIVGAKAESIGDAMKKVVARGPVAAAAADSAAPAAPAAAKPQAVANAATVETLVSPITGDVVALEQVPDEAFASKAVGDGVAVKPTDKIVVSPAAGTIVKIFNTNHAFCLETDKGAEIVVHMGIDTVALEGKGFKRLVEEGAEVTAGQPILEMDLDFLNANARSMISPVVCSNSDDFGGLVIKAEGHVVAGQTPLYEIKGK; encoded by the coding sequence ATGAATATTTTAGGTTTTTTCCAGCGACTAGGTAGGGCCTTACAGCTCCCTATCGCCGTGCTGCCGGTGGCGGCGCTGTTGCTGCGATTCGGTCAGCCAGATTTACTGAACGTTGCGTTTATTGCGCAGGCCGGTGGGTCTATCTTTGATAACCTGGCGCTAATCTTCGCTATCGGTGTGGCATCCAGCTGGTCGAAAGACAACGCGGGTTCGGCAGCGCTGGCGGGTGCAGTAGGTTATTTCGTATTGACCAAAGCAATGGTTACCATCAACCCAGCGATTAACATGGGGGTACTGGCCGGTATCATCACCGGTCTGGTTGCGGGGGCGACGTACAACCGTTGGGCGGGCATCAAACTGCCTGACTTCCTGAGCTTCTTCGGCGGTAAACGTTTCGTGCCGATCGCCACCGGTTTCTTCTGCCTGGTGCTGGCTGCTATCTTCGGCTACGTGTGGCCGCCGGTGCAGAACGCCATCCACGCAGGTGGTGAATGGATCGTGGGCGCTGGCGCACTGGGCTCCGGTATCTTTGGTTTCATTAACCGTCTGCTGATCCCAACCGGTCTGCATCAGGTGCTGAACACTATCGCCTGGTTCCAGATTGGTGAATTCACCAACGCGGCGGGTGCGGTCTTCCACGGTGACATTAACCGCTTCTATGCGGGTGACGGCACTGCGGGGATGTTCATGTCCGGCTTCTTCCCGATCATGATGTTCGGTCTGCCGGGTGCGGCGCTGGCGATGTACTTCGCAGCACCGAAAGCACGTCGTCCGATGGTTGGCGGTATGCTGCTGTCCGTCGCGGTCACTGCGTTCCTGACCGGTGTGACCGAGCCGCTGGAATTCCTGTTCATGTTCCTGGCACCGGTACTGTACCTCCTGCACGCGATTCTGACCGGCGTAAGCCTGTTTATCGCTACGCTGCTGGGTATTCACGCGGGCTTCTCCTTCTCCGCTGGCGCCATCGACTACGTGTTGATGTACAGCCTGCCGGCAGCAAGTAAGAACGTCTGGATGCTGGTGGTAATGGGTCTGGTGTTCTTCGTTATCTACTTCGTACTGTTCAGCGTGGTTATCCGCATGTTTAACCTGAAAACGCCGGGCCGTGAAGATAAAGACGACAGCGTGGTAACTGAAGAAGCAAACAGCAACACCGAAGAAGGCTTGAACCAGCTGGCCACTAACTACATTGCCGCCGTAGGGGGCACTGACAACCTGAAAGCGATTGACGCCTGCATTACCCGTCTGCGCTTGACCGTTGCTGACTCTGCGAAAGTGAACGATGCCGTATGTAAACGTCTCGGCGCCTCCGGCGTAGTGAAACTGAACAAGCAAACCATCCAGGTTATCGTGGGTGCGAAAGCGGAATCTATCGGCGACGCCATGAAGAAAGTGGTTGCGCGTGGCCCGGTTGCCGCAGCGGCAGCGGACAGCGCTGCACCGGCAGCACCGGCGGCGGCAAAACCGCAGGCTGTGGCGAATGCCGCAACCGTAGAAACCCTGGTTTCTCCGATTACCGGTGATGTGGTGGCGCTGGAGCAGGTACCTGATGAAGCGTTCGCCAGCAAAGCGGTTGGTGACGGCGTCGCGGTGAAACCGACGGACAAAATTGTCGTTTCCCCGGCTGCGGGCACCATTGTGAAAATCTTCAACACTAACCATGCGTTCTGTCTGGAAACAGACAAAGGTGCGGAAATCGTTGTCCATATGGGTATCGATACCGTTGCGCTGGAAGGGAAAGGCTTTAAACGCCTGGTTGAAGAAGGTGCGGAAGTGACGGCAGGCCAGCCTATCCTGGAAATGGATCTGGACTTCCTGAACGCGAACGCGCGTTCAATGATTAGCCCGGTGGTGTGCAGCAACAGCGATGATTTCGGCGGCCTGGTGATTAAGGCTGAAGGTCACGTCGTTGCAGGGCAAACGCCGCTGTATGAGATTAAAGGTAAGTAA